The window TCATGATGACTGTGGTGCACCTACTTATTTTATGCAGTTACGACAGATGGCTCTTCTCTATGCTCAACTCGCTTCAGGTAACAATCTAGAGTTAGAAAGAATCGTTAGAGCTATGACTCGTCATCCTCATATGGTAGCTGGTGAGGGAGCTTTTGATACAGAGTTAATGCGCTTAACTGAAGGAGAATTAGTTAGTAAATCTGGTGCAGAAGGAATACAATGTATTGGTCGCGTTGGTGAGGGTATGGGTTTAGCTATTAAAGTACTTGATGGCTCTAAACGCGCTAAACATGCCGCTGCTATCCATCTACTTAAACAAATGGGCTGGATTACTCCGACTTTGGCAGAATCTTTGACTGATAAGTTTATGAATCTGGGTAATTATAAGCGTTTAGAAGCAGTAGGTGAGTTAGTTTATCCTTAAGGATTGCTGTTAAATATTGATAACGGTTATCATTATAAACAGTTTGGAGTTAGGTTTTAGGTGGAACGCTAGAACGGTAGAACGGTTTTATTATTACTATATATCATACTCCCCATCTCCCTACTTCCTACTCCCCCTCTCTTCCCTCTTCCCTTAATTAATAATCATGAAACAATTGCCCGTAACAGTAATTACAGGATTTCTCGGGAGTGGTAAAACTACTCTACTTAATCATATTCTCAGTAATAATAAGTTAAAAGTAGCGGTTTTAGTCAACGAATTTGGGGATATTGATATAGATAGTCAATTATTGGTATCCGTTGATGAAAATATGATTACTCTTAGTAATGGCTGTATTTGTTGCAGTATTAATGAGAGTTTGATAGAAGCTATTGAGCAAATTTTAGACCTAGAACAACCTGTTGATTATTTAATAGTAGAAACAACGGGAGTAGCAGATCCTTTACCTATTGCTTTAACTTTTTTAAGTACTCATTTACGTGAACTTATTAGACTTGATTCTATCTTAACTGTTGTAGATGCAGAAAGTTTTACATCAGAACATTTTGATAGTGATGCTGCTTTAAAACAAATAATTTATGGGGATATTATTATCTTAAATAAAACGGATTTAGTCACAGCAACTAAATTAAAATCTTTAGAGGGAGATATTCAATTAATCAAACCAGGAGCAAGAATTATTCACTCTGAATATGGTAAAGTTCCCTTACCTTTATTACTAGATATAGATTTATGTGAGCCTAGTATTTATGAGAATATAAAGCAAGAGCATCATGATCACGATCATCCTTCTCACCATCTGGAAATAGATGATTTTGTGTCTATTTCTTTTGAAAGCGATCGCCCCTTTAATTTGGCAAAATTTCAGAATTTTTTCGCTGATGCTAAAGTTAATCAAGTTTTTCGTGCTAAAGGTATTCTCTGGTTTGCTGAGAGTCAATTACGTCATATTTTCCAACTCAGTGGTAAACGTTATGATATTCATACTGACCAATGGAAAACTCAGAAAAAGAATCAATTAGTCTTAATTGGTCGTAATTTGAACGTTGCAGAAATTAATCAAGGACTTGAAGAATGTTTGTTAGGCTAAAGTTATTTAACTAGGGAAAATTATTAATAAAAAACTTATTAAGACTTGTTAAGGTAAGGATTAAAAAATATGATAGAGTTATTAGAACAAGCTATCGCACTCTTAAAAAATTATCTGGTTATTTAAGTATGGTTAACTACATAAAGTCGCTTGATTCGAAAGGATTCTCAAAGTTATCTAGTCTTAATTGGTCGTAATTTAAACGTTGCAGAAATTAATCAAGGACTTGAAGAATGTTTGTTAAGCTAAAGTTATTTAACTAGGGAAAAAATTATGGGACTACTGATAGAAGGAGTTTGGCACGACCAATGGTACGATACCACTAGTACAGGAGGTCGCTTTATTCGAAAGGATTCTCAATTTCGCAACTCAATAACTCCTCAAGGAAAATTCCCACCCGAAGCTAATCGTTATCATCTTTATGTTTCTTATGCTTGTCCTTGGGCTCATCGTACCTTAATTTTTCGTAAGTTAAAAGGTTTAGAAAAGATTATTTCTGTATCTGTAGTTAACTGGTATATGGGGGAAAATGGTTGGACTTTTGCTCCAGGGAAAGAAGTGACACCAGATCACCTGTCTGGTTTTAGTTATCTTTATCAGATTTATACTAAAGCAGATCCCAACTATACTGGAAGAGTAACAGTTCCCATACTTTGGGATCAACAAACCGAGACCATAGTTAATAACGAATCATCGGAAATTATTCGGATATTTAATACTGCTTTTGACGAATTAGGAGCAATACCAGGAGATTACTACCCAGAAGCTTTGAGAGCAGAGATTGATCAGATTAACGATCGCATCTACCATACAGTCAATAATGGCGTCTATAAAGCAGGATTCGCTACTACTCAGGAAGCTTATAACGAAGCTATTGGACCTCTTTTTGATACCTTAGATTGGTTAGAAACCCGTTTAGAAACACAAAAATACCTTATGGGAGACAACCCTACAGAAGCCGACTGGAGACTATTTACTACTTTAGTCAGATTTGATGCTGTTTATGTGGGTCACTTCAAATGTAACCTACGTCGCATCGTAGATTATCCTAATCTTTGGGCTTACCTACGACGATTATACCATACACCAGGGATAGCTGAAACCATTAACTTTCAACATATCAAAGGACATTACTATCAAAGTCATCAAACCATTAATCCTACAGGAATAGTACCTAGAGGACCAGAAATTGACTGGAGTATTTAATTAAATTTAAGACCTGGTATGAGATCTGAATTTAACCTCCTGCGGCAAAAGTAACCATGACTAGAATAGATAGTAAAATGCCAGGTGAAAGTAAAGTAACAAGCAAGAGTAGTTCATGGGGTGTCATAATAGTCACAAGTCTAAAGAGAATTATGAACTATCTTTACATACCTAATGGAAGTTACTAAGGGAATTTCAGAAAAATTTAACGATTTGTGAGTGAGAAGTCCCCGTAGGACAACTTTTATTTTTGAAGTTCCTACTACTAAGGTAAAGCCTAGTCAAACCTGACTTCAATGCGGTCATCAAGAAAACAAACCCTTTAAATATCTCCAGATTTTAATTGATTCAACAAATGTTGCCGATTCTTGATCCCTTATACTAATATGTACAGAGTGGTTTGAGGAGTAATGGTATGAATCGGTATTTAAATATCGATGGAGTAGCGATTCACGATCAAAGTGATTGCTATGTCATCGCCGAAATTGGCAATAATCATCAGGGAAACCTAGATAAGTGTAAAGAAATGTTTCGGGTGGCTAAAGAATGTGGCGCTAATGCAGTTAAATTGCAAAAGCGAGATAATCGCAGTCTCTACACCAAAGCAGCTTTTGATAAACCCTATGAACACGAGAATAGCTTCGGAAGTACTTACGGGGAACATCGGGAATTTTTAGAATTTGGTCAAGCAGAATATCTAGAATTAAAAGAATACGCAGCACAAATAGGGATCACTTTCTTTGCAACCGCTTTTGACTTCCCTAGTGCGGACTTTTTAGAAGCCTTGGATCTACCTTTATATAAAATAGCATCAGGAGATATCAAAAATATCCCCCTAATCAAGTATATCGCTAGCTTCAACAAACCCATGATTGTTAGTACAGGAGGAGCTACCCTAGAAGATGTACAAAGGGTATATCAGGAAATCATGCCGATTAATCCTCAATTATGTATCCTCCAATGTACAGCAAGTTATCCCGCTAGTTTTGAAGAATTAGACCTCAAAGTAATCCAAACCTATCAAGAAATGTTCCCCGAGATCAGTGTGGGATTATCTAGTCATGATAACGGTATAGCTATGGCTGTAGCAGCTTATGTACTAGGAGCAAGAGTAATCGAAAAACATTTTACCCTCAATCGCGCTCTCAAAGGAACAGATCACGCCTTTTCCCTCGAACCAACGGGATTAAGAAAAATGGTCAGAGATTTGCGCAGAACAAAACAAGCTTTAGGAGATGGTCAGAAAAAAGTCTATCTCAGTGAACGTCCCGCGGTCATGAAAATGGGGAAAAAATTAGTAGCAACCCAAGATTTACCCGCAGGTCATATACTTACTAAAGCAGATTTACAAATCAAATGTCCAGGAGATGGTATCCCTCCCTATGAATTAGATAAAGTAGTAGGAAAAATGTTAACCGAGTCTCTAGCCATAGATGAGGCGATCGCTTGGACAAAACTAACAGATAAAGTAGAAACAGCAGTACTGTGAACTATTTTAACCTCTCAGGTGAGATAGCAATAGTAACGGGCGCTTTAGGTCGTTTAGGTCCTGTTTGGATCGAGACTTTACTGGGAGCTGGAGCAACTGTACTAGGGATAGACTTAGCCAAAGCGCCCCTCAACCCTCAATTTAACCAGTTAAGAGAACAATACCGAGAAAACCAATTATACTTGTATAGAGGAGACGTAACAGAACGCTCAAGTCTAGAACTATTGCGCGATCGCTGTTTAACAGAAATAGGAACTCCAAGTATCCTAGTTAATAACGCAGGGATAGATCAACCCCCCGGTCAAGTTAAAACCTATACCATCGAAGATGTCCCTCCAGAAATATTTCGCCAAGTTCTAGAAGTAAACGTCTTAGGTGCTTTTCAAGTGAGTCAAGTATTTGGCGCACCAATGGTTAAAGCCAGAAAAGGTTCAATAATCAATATTGGCTCTCTCTATGGTAGCGTCTCTCCTGACTCTCGTTTTTACGACCATCTAGACTGTGTTCCCCCCTTTCTCAAAC of the Gloeocapsa sp. DLM2.Bin57 genome contains:
- a CDS encoding GTP-binding protein, whose translation is MIRKDSQSYLVLIGRNLNVAEINQGLEECLLS
- a CDS encoding SDR family oxidoreductase, whose product is MNYFNLSGEIAIVTGALGRLGPVWIETLLGAGATVLGIDLAKAPLNPQFNQLREQYRENQLYLYRGDVTERSSLELLRDRCLTEIGTPSILVNNAGIDQPPGQVKTYTIEDVPPEIFRQVLEVNVLGAFQVSQVFGAPMVKARKGSIINIGSLYGSVSPDSRFYDHLDCVPPFLKPPAYGASKAALANLTRYLATHWGQYGIRINTLSPGGVLGGQDETFKEKFCARVPLARMAQSEDLTGPLLFLASAASAYVTGIELKVDGGFTAW
- a CDS encoding GTP-binding protein, with translation MKQLPVTVITGFLGSGKTTLLNHILSNNKLKVAVLVNEFGDIDIDSQLLVSVDENMITLSNGCICCSINESLIEAIEQILDLEQPVDYLIVETTGVADPLPIALTFLSTHLRELIRLDSILTVVDAESFTSEHFDSDAALKQIIYGDIIILNKTDLVTATKLKSLEGDIQLIKPGARIIHSEYGKVPLPLLLDIDLCEPSIYENIKQEHHDHDHPSHHLEIDDFVSISFESDRPFNLAKFQNFFADAKVNQVFRAKGILWFAESQLRHIFQLSGKRYDIHTDQWKTQKKNQLVLIGRNLNVAEINQGLEECLLG
- a CDS encoding N-acetylneuraminate synthase codes for the protein MNRYLNIDGVAIHDQSDCYVIAEIGNNHQGNLDKCKEMFRVAKECGANAVKLQKRDNRSLYTKAAFDKPYEHENSFGSTYGEHREFLEFGQAEYLELKEYAAQIGITFFATAFDFPSADFLEALDLPLYKIASGDIKNIPLIKYIASFNKPMIVSTGGATLEDVQRVYQEIMPINPQLCILQCTASYPASFEELDLKVIQTYQEMFPEISVGLSSHDNGIAMAVAAYVLGARVIEKHFTLNRALKGTDHAFSLEPTGLRKMVRDLRRTKQALGDGQKKVYLSERPAVMKMGKKLVATQDLPAGHILTKADLQIKCPGDGIPPYELDKVVGKMLTESLAIDEAIAWTKLTDKVETAVL
- a CDS encoding glutathione S-transferase family protein encodes the protein MGLLIEGVWHDQWYDTTSTGGRFIRKDSQFRNSITPQGKFPPEANRYHLYVSYACPWAHRTLIFRKLKGLEKIISVSVVNWYMGENGWTFAPGKEVTPDHLSGFSYLYQIYTKADPNYTGRVTVPILWDQQTETIVNNESSEIIRIFNTAFDELGAIPGDYYPEALRAEIDQINDRIYHTVNNGVYKAGFATTQEAYNEAIGPLFDTLDWLETRLETQKYLMGDNPTEADWRLFTTLVRFDAVYVGHFKCNLRRIVDYPNLWAYLRRLYHTPGIAETINFQHIKGHYYQSHQTINPTGIVPRGPEIDWSI